Below is a genomic region from Isosphaeraceae bacterium EP7.
GTGGCGGTCGAAGACGAAGTCGCGCAGGCCCCAGGCGATCAGCATCGGCGTCTGCGAAAACTTGGGCAGCGCGGCCTCGGTGGCGGCCACCGTGTCGTAGGCACGCTCGCCGGGCTTCAGGGGGATGTCCTGGACGAACCGGTGGACGGCCCGGCGATTGGCCCAGCTGTCATACGGGCGAATATAGGCGGCGCGGAGGTCGGCGGGCATCGGGTGGTGGGTGCAGCCCTGGCTGGCGGCGCCCCGCGCAAACAGGTTCAGGCCGCGGACCAGGAAGGCGGACAGCGGCGAGTTGCGGGAGAACCACAACTGCCAGGGGAACCGTTTCGACTTGGGGAGGCCGAAGGCGGCCGTGTTGAGGATGACCAGCCGCTTGATCCGATCCGGGTGCCGCGCGGCGTAGCCCATGCCGATCATGCCCCCCCAGTCGTGCACGATCAGGGTGACGTCGCGGGTGACGCCCAGATGCTCGAGCAGGGCCTCCAGGTCGTCGATGCGCCTGGAGAGCGTGTATTCATACTTCGAATCGTCGGGCTTGTCCGACCGGCCGCAGCCGACGTGGTCGGGGACGATCACCCGACGGCTCCCGGCCAGCGACTCGGCCAGGTTGCGATAGTAGAACGACCAGGAGGGATTGCCGTGGACCATCACGACGGGCTCGCCCGAGCCCTCGTCGAGGTAGTGCATCCGCGGGCCGCCGGGCCTGGTCTCGAAGTCGCGTCCGGGGTGGTCGCGGACGAAGACGTCGTAGGGCGAAGCGTCGCCGGCACGGGTTGCGGTCGGGATCGTCGTCGGGTTCGTCACGGTGGTCACCATCACCACTCCAGCCCGAGCATCATGCAGTTCAGGCCGCTGCCGATGCCGAGGAAGCCGACCCGGTCTCCGGGTCGGAGGAACTCACGTTCCTCGGCCAAGGCGGCGGTCAGGGGGAGCGACACCGTGCCGATGTTGCCCAGATATTCGTAGGTCGAGAAGTCTTTGGAGGCGTCGATGCCCAGGGTCTTCAGCACCGTCTCGCGGTGGCCCGAGCCGACCTGGTGGCAGATCACCTTGTCGACCAGCTCCTTGCGCCAGTCGAGCCGGCCCATCAGGCGGGACCAGGTGCGCTGGCCCAGCTCGACTCCGTGCTTGAGGACGGCCACCGAGTCGGTGGTCATGTACTGGCTGAACTGGCGCGCGGCCAGCGGCATCACGGTCTCCAGCGTGCGGGCGGCGATCGGCATCACCGTCTCGTAGCCGCGGGTGGCCAGGGGCATGACGGTCTCGATACCGCGGGCGGCCATCGGCTTCAGGGACTCGATGCCGCGGGCGGCCAGGGGGGCGACGACCTGCTCGATGCCCCAGCGGCAGAGCGAGTGATGCTGCGGGGCGGCCTGGGTGGCCCCGCCGACGAGACGCCTGCGGTCGCGGTTGGAGAACGAGCCGTCGGTGAGCAGCACCGCCACGGCGCCCGAGCCGCCGGTGAGGGTGGCCAGCGACGTGCGGAACATCTCCATGCTGCGGG
It encodes:
- a CDS encoding 3-oxoacyl-ACP synthase III, encoding MKYSKVYIDAIGYELPPVVVTTAELEARLGALYEALRIPQGQLQALTGIAERRWWDEGYSLSDGAIAAGRHALDNCDVRAKDLDVLIYAGVCREMFEPATACKVAAGLSVGPDTAVYDLSNACLGVLNGMVDVANRIELGQARAGLVVSCETSREINDIMIERMLHTRSMEMFRTSLATLTGGSGAVAVLLTDGSFSNRDRRRLVGGATQAAPQHHSLCRWGIEQVVAPLAARGIESLKPMAARGIETVMPLATRGYETVMPIAARTLETVMPLAARQFSQYMTTDSVAVLKHGVELGQRTWSRLMGRLDWRKELVDKVICHQVGSGHRETVLKTLGIDASKDFSTYEYLGNIGTVSLPLTAALAEEREFLRPGDRVGFLGIGSGLNCMMLGLEW
- a CDS encoding alpha/beta fold hydrolase, with translation MTTVTNPTTIPTATRAGDASPYDVFVRDHPGRDFETRPGGPRMHYLDEGSGEPVVMVHGNPSWSFYYRNLAESLAGSRRVIVPDHVGCGRSDKPDDSKYEYTLSRRIDDLEALLEHLGVTRDVTLIVHDWGGMIGMGYAARHPDRIKRLVILNTAAFGLPKSKRFPWQLWFSRNSPLSAFLVRGLNLFARGAASQGCTHHPMPADLRAAYIRPYDSWANRRAVHRFVQDIPLKPGERAYDTVAATEAALPKFSQTPMLIAWGLRDFVFDRHFLDEWTRRFPAAEVHRFEQAGHYILEDEADAVIPLIGRFLDDHPIESPTTPSPAEGDPR